GATTCTTGGTAAGATCTGTAGGTATATCGAGATCTTCCAGGTATTCAGGTTGTTCATCGGCAAACGCTTTATAGCTTGCGTAAATATGGTCTCGAATGGCTAGGGTTTTCGTTTTTCCAGTCTCAATCAGAGTGGATATCATATCGAGCAATTGCTGATCCAACGAACTCCCATCCATTATCTGGATTTCAACCCCGAACTCTCCAATGTCGGTCTTGATGTTTTCTTCCCACGAATAGACTTGAAAGCCGTAACTTCCATCACGTGTGAACTGTTCTTTCTTCATGGTTTTAGTAGCAGGTAGATGGTGGTGTCGTGTGTGAGGTTAGCTTTTTGGTCTTTCGTCAATTTGCCCGAGAAGTTCATGGTATATGCCACCGTGCGTCAAGATTT
This is a stretch of genomic DNA from Cerasicoccus sp. TK19100. It encodes these proteins:
- a CDS encoding DUF6985 domain-containing protein, which produces MKKEQFTRDGSYGFQVYSWEENIKTDIGEFGVEIQIMDGSSLDQQLLDMISTLIETGKTKTLAIRDHIYASYKAFADEQPEYLEDLDIPTDLTKNQVMEHVDSMNFVVLKDPEAERTLDSFIHVRPIWDEEHTLYIRCEINSLTVFDPMSGE